The genomic window CCGCGCCCGCCGCCGCGGCGGACATCACGGTCAACACCGCCACCAAGTTCCAGACGATCGACGGCTTCGGCTCCGCCGTCTCCATCTGGGGCAGCGCCTGGTCGACGGCCGAGACACAGACGCTGATCGGCACGGGCGCCAGCCAACTCGGCTTGTCCATCGTGCGGACCGGCATCTCGCCGATCTCCAGCGAATGGGTAAAACAAGTCAAGGCCCTCAAAGCCGCCAAGGCATCGGGATCGAACGTGAAGATCCTCGCAACGCCGTGGACCGCTCCGGCCGCGTGGAAGACCAACAACAGCCAGATCAACGGCGGCAAACTGAAGACCGACTACTACGACGACTACGCCAACCACCTCAACAAATACGTCACATACATGAAGAGCCAGGGCGTGACCATCGACGTCGTCTCCATTCAGAACGAGCCGGACTATCACCCCGACTACGACTCGATGGAGTGGACCGGCACTGAACTGCGGAACTTCGTCCGCGACCACGGGGCGAAGATCAAGAACACCAAGCTGATGGCCGCTGAGAGCACGGGCATGGAATACGATCTCACCGACCCGATCCTCAGCAACGCGACCGCCCGCGACAACACCAGCTACATCGGCGGGCACCTGTACGGCACCGAGGACTCCGGCCGGCTCAAGGCCTACTCGCTGGCCGACCGGTACAACAAGCCGGTGTGGATGACCGAGTGGAACTACCACAAAGCCGCCGGCGACACCTCCACCACCTGGGGAGATCCCAGCAACCAGGCTGTCTGGGACGAAACCCTGGACGAGGTCATGCGCACCGTGCACAGATCGATGGAATCGAACTGGAGCGCCTACATCTGGTGGTACGGCAAGCGCTACTACTCGTTCATCGGCGACGGCAGCGCCGGCACCACCACCGGGGCGCCACTCAAACGCGGCTACGCGTTTTCGCAGTACGCGAAGTATGTACGCCCCGGCGACCAGCGCGTCGCCCTGACCAAGAGTTCCCAGGCCTCTCGCCTGGAAGTGACCGCATACCAGGGCGGCGGAAAGATCAAGCTGGTGATCCTGAACCGATCGACCCGTGCGGTCGACAACGTCGTCATTCAGGCGCCGAAGACCGTCACCAAGGCGAAGAACTACGTCACCTCGAAGTCTGCCAACGCGTCCAGCCAGGCGACTAGCGTCAACGGCGAACAGGTGACCGTCAGCATTCCCGCCCGGAGCATCTCCACGGTCGTTCTCACCCAGTAACAGATTGCGAGATCCGTTCGAAGATTGACCGGGTCTCGCAATCTGCTCGGCGCGCCGATCACGACCTCCCGGGTCGGCTCACAGGGCTCCGAAAACGGCGGCGACCAGCTCCTCGTCAGCGGCGAGCCGCTCGTCAAGCGAACGCAACACTACGGGCACCGCTCCGGTCGGTGCTGCGGTGTCACGCACCGGGACCGACTCGCCGCGCAGGTGCCGGGTCCACGCCGCGAGCAGTTCCACCGCCGGGCGGGGCAGGCGGCCCTCGGCACGGGCCCGTAACAGCGCCGGGACGATCCGGACCGGGATCTTCACGCTGCCGTCGGCGGCGATCTGCGCGAGGCGGTGCTCGATGCGCGCGTTGCTCCACCGTTCGAGCAGGCTGGTCCGGTAGACGCCGGCCTCCGGCAGCCGGGCGTCGGCCTCGTCCCACCATTGCTCGAGCAGTCCCCGGCAGTACGGGTCGGCGACGGCGGACGCGACGGTGATGTGCCCGCGCAGGCTGCCGACGTAGGCGAGCAGCGTGTGCCCGCCGTTGAGCAGCCACAGTTTGCGCTGTTCATAGGGGGCCACGTCGTCGACGAACCGGGCGCCGGCCTCCTCCCAGGCGGGCCGCCCGGCCGGGAAGTCGCCGGCGAGAACCCATTCGGTGAACGGTTCGGTGACCACCGCCGTGCCGTCGGCCGGTGTCGAGGCCGGGGTGATCCGGTCGACGACGGTGTCCACGAACGACACGTTCGCGGCGATCCACTCGCGCAGCGCCGGATCCGCCTCTTGCGTGATCAGGCGGGCGAGGACCGTACCGTTGCCGGGAAGGTTGTCGCAGCTGATCAGCGTGACCGGGCCGCCGTTCGTGTCGCGCCGGGCGGTGAGCCCGGCAGCCAGCCGGCGTGGCAGCGGTCCGGGGCGATAGGCCGCCTCGGTGACGGTCAGGGTGACCACGGCCAGGTCCGGGGCCGCCCATTCGCGCAGCCAGGCCGCGTCGTCGGCGCCCGGATAGGCGGCGGCCAGGGTCAGTTCCTGATCGGTGTCGTGTGACGGTCCGCGGGTGATCAGGGTGTAGCGGCAGCCTTGTGCGTTGAGCGCGTCCGCGACGGCGGGCGAGCGGCCGGTGAACGCGGCGATGTCCCAGCCGCCCGCTGCCGCGGTGTACCAGGCCTGATGGGCACGGAAGAAGTTGCCGAGCCCGAGGTGCAGCATCCGGCTCATAGCTTGAAGACCTTCCGCGGCTGGGCGCTGACCAGCGATGTCAGCGTGTCGAGAGCTTCGTCCTCGTCGAGGCGGTGTGCGACGACGAGTTCGGCGAGGTGACCGGCGTCGAGGCGACGGGCCATGTCGTGCCGCGCCGGGATGGACAGGAACGCCCGGGTGTCGTCGATGAAACCGGAGAGCCGGCTGAACCCGGCAATCTCGGTGACCGAGCGCTGGAACGCGCGGATCTCCGACGGGTTGTCGAGGAACCACCACGGCACGCCCGCGTAGACCGACGGGTAGAAGCTGGCGAGGGGTGCGATCTCGCGGCTGTAGACGGTCGGGTCGGTGGTGAACAGCACTAGGTGGAAGCCGGGGTGGGTGCCGAAGC from Actinoplanes derwentensis includes these protein-coding regions:
- a CDS encoding mannitol dehydrogenase family protein; the protein is MSRMLHLGLGNFFRAHQAWYTAAAGGWDIAAFTGRSPAVADALNAQGCRYTLITRGPSHDTDQELTLAAAYPGADDAAWLREWAAPDLAVVTLTVTEAAYRPGPLPRRLAAGLTARRDTNGGPVTLISCDNLPGNGTVLARLITQEADPALREWIAANVSFVDTVVDRITPASTPADGTAVVTEPFTEWVLAGDFPAGRPAWEEAGARFVDDVAPYEQRKLWLLNGGHTLLAYVGSLRGHITVASAVADPYCRGLLEQWWDEADARLPEAGVYRTSLLERWSNARIEHRLAQIAADGSVKIPVRIVPALLRARAEGRLPRPAVELLAAWTRHLRGESVPVRDTAAPTGAVPVVLRSLDERLAADEELVAAVFGAL
- a CDS encoding glycoside hydrolase, producing MKILATPWTAPAAWKTNNSQINGGKLKTDYYDDYANHLNKYVTYMKSQGVTIDVVSIQNEPDYHPDYDSMEWTGTELRNFVRDHGAKIKNTKLMAAESTGMEYDLTDPILSNATARDNTSYIGGHLYGTEDSGRLKAYSLADRYNKPVWMTEWNYHKAAGDTSTTWGDPSNQAVWDETLDEVMRTVHRSMESNWSAYIWWYGKRYYSFIGDGSAGTTTGAPLKRGYAFSQYAKYVRPGDQRVALTKSSQASRLEVTAYQGGGKIKLVILNRSTRAVDNVVIQAPKTVTKAKNYVTSKSANASSQATSVNGEQVTVSIPARSISTVVLTQ